One part of the Malus sylvestris chromosome 2, drMalSylv7.2, whole genome shotgun sequence genome encodes these proteins:
- the LOC126583264 gene encoding uncharacterized protein LOC126583264 isoform X2, with product MLLICPASPSLFPNPLHNFNAKHKTTRFQSPLKISAKAKQTSDDSTTSIAEIAAIAGGLVSTPVIGWSLYTLKTTGCGLPPGPGGSIGALEGVSYLAVLGIVGWSLYTKTKTGSGLPNGPFGLLGAVEGVPKTNSRVKMDVTRW from the exons ATGTTGCTAATTTGTCCAGCATCCCCCTCTCTATTTCCAAACCCACTTCACAATTTCAATGCCAAACACAAAACAACCAGATTCCAATCCCCACTGAAAATCTCAGCCAAGGCAAAACAAACCAGCGACGACAGCACCACCAGCATTGCGGAGATAGCAGCCATCGCTGGAGGCTTGGTTTCCACCCCAGTGATTGGCTGGTCCCTCTACACTCTCAAAACAACCGGGTGCGGCCTGCCACCCGGACCGGGTGGTTCCATCGGTGCACTCGAAGGAGTTAGCTACTTGGCCGTCCTGGGAATTGTGGGTTGGTCCTTGtacaccaaaaccaaaaccgggTCCGGTCTGCCCAACGGACCGTTTGGACTGCTGGGTGCTGTTGAAG GTGTGCCCAAGACGAATTCTAGAGTGAAGATGGATGTGACAAGATGGTAG
- the LOC126583264 gene encoding uncharacterized protein LOC126583264 isoform X1: MLLICPASPSLFPNPLHNFNAKHKTTRFQSPLKISAKAKQTSDDSTTSIAEIAAIAGGLVSTPVIGWSLYTLKTTGCGLPPGPGGSIGALEGVSYLAVLGIVGWSLYTKTKTGSGLPNGPFGLLGAVEGLSYLSLLSILVVFGLQFFQNGSIPGPLPSDQCFG, encoded by the coding sequence ATGTTGCTAATTTGTCCAGCATCCCCCTCTCTATTTCCAAACCCACTTCACAATTTCAATGCCAAACACAAAACAACCAGATTCCAATCCCCACTGAAAATCTCAGCCAAGGCAAAACAAACCAGCGACGACAGCACCACCAGCATTGCGGAGATAGCAGCCATCGCTGGAGGCTTGGTTTCCACCCCAGTGATTGGCTGGTCCCTCTACACTCTCAAAACAACCGGGTGCGGCCTGCCACCCGGACCGGGTGGTTCCATCGGTGCACTCGAAGGAGTTAGCTACTTGGCCGTCCTGGGAATTGTGGGTTGGTCCTTGtacaccaaaaccaaaaccgggTCCGGTCTGCCCAACGGACCGTTTGGACTGCTGGGTGCTGTTGAAGGTCTGTCTTACTTGTCATTGCTCTCCATTCTGGTGGTGTTTGGGTTGCAGTTTTTTCAGAATGGCTCCATTCCTGGTCCTCTTCCAAGTGATCAGTGCTTTGGATAA